A window of the Burkholderia sp. 9120 genome harbors these coding sequences:
- a CDS encoding class I SAM-dependent methyltransferase — MNSLSTGRVAQTLQRMFAEAEQADGALMAAFSESDQPEQLLADSIAEHFAEERRDLRGFYHGYVNNFLNVTPAYGQFLYQCARASKATRIVEFGTSMGVSTVYLAAALRDMGGGQLIGSELEPGKAARARANLEAAGLADLVDIRVGDARETLAEVPGEIDLVLLDGAFSLYLPILKLLEPRLRSGALILAENAFDYGNAYLEYVRDPANGYLSQPIPIAPGRGNELSLVTR; from the coding sequence ATGAATTCATTGAGCACCGGGCGCGTCGCCCAGACCTTGCAGCGTATGTTCGCGGAAGCGGAGCAAGCCGATGGCGCGCTGATGGCAGCCTTCAGCGAGAGCGACCAGCCGGAGCAGTTGTTGGCCGACTCGATCGCCGAACATTTCGCCGAAGAACGCCGGGATCTGCGCGGCTTCTATCACGGCTACGTGAACAACTTCCTGAACGTGACGCCGGCCTACGGGCAATTCCTCTACCAATGCGCGCGCGCAAGCAAGGCAACGCGGATCGTCGAGTTTGGGACGTCGATGGGGGTGTCCACCGTCTATCTGGCGGCAGCACTGCGCGACATGGGCGGTGGACAGCTGATCGGCAGTGAGCTGGAACCTGGCAAAGCGGCGCGCGCGCGTGCCAACCTCGAAGCCGCGGGCCTCGCCGATCTGGTCGACATCCGCGTAGGGGATGCGCGCGAGACGCTCGCCGAGGTGCCGGGTGAAATCGACCTGGTTCTGCTCGACGGTGCGTTCAGCCTGTATCTGCCCATCTTGAAGTTGCTCGAACCGCGCTTAAGAAGCGGCGCACTGATCCTCGCGGAAAACGCGTTCGATTATGGGAACGCCTACCTTGAGTATGTCCGCGATCCGGCGAACGGCTATCTCTCGCA
- a CDS encoding helix-turn-helix transcriptional regulator, which translates to MPVLSQLSDPSEWLDPDDVPRPVVTVGATGFDMKTLDEKAAALYRERKEMGAHHHRKGELMLAMHGVLTCEVEGSLWIVPPQSAIWVPGGVVHKFVAAGRLECYVAFIDPGVASNLPSACCALSATPLLRELLIRSASLPTMYVDGGIESHLVTLLLDEIAAAPIGNLHLPMPTDTRLRRIVEMITANPADRSTIEIWARRVGMSERTLARALTSQTGMSFGRWRQQLHLMLAVQWLGAGASVQQVADDLGYESASSFVSMFRKKLGSPPARYMSERA; encoded by the coding sequence ATGCCGGTTCTCAGCCAGTTGTCAGATCCCTCGGAATGGCTGGATCCCGACGATGTGCCCCGTCCCGTGGTGACGGTTGGCGCGACCGGTTTCGACATGAAAACGCTCGATGAAAAGGCGGCCGCCCTGTATCGGGAACGGAAGGAAATGGGCGCGCATCATCATCGCAAGGGCGAACTGATGCTTGCGATGCACGGAGTGCTCACGTGCGAGGTGGAAGGCAGCTTATGGATCGTTCCGCCGCAGAGCGCGATCTGGGTGCCGGGCGGCGTCGTGCATAAGTTCGTCGCCGCCGGCAGGCTCGAGTGCTACGTCGCCTTCATCGATCCGGGCGTCGCGTCAAACTTGCCGTCCGCGTGCTGCGCCCTTTCCGCGACGCCGCTGTTGCGCGAACTGCTCATCCGTTCCGCCAGCCTGCCCACCATGTATGTGGACGGTGGCATTGAATCGCATCTTGTCACGCTGCTGCTGGATGAAATCGCGGCAGCGCCGATCGGCAACCTTCATCTACCGATGCCAACCGATACGCGATTGCGCAGGATCGTCGAGATGATCACGGCCAATCCCGCCGATCGCAGCACGATAGAGATATGGGCGCGGCGAGTCGGCATGAGCGAGCGCACCCTGGCTCGTGCGCTCACCAGTCAGACGGGCATGAGTTTTGGGCGCTGGCGACAGCAACTTCATCTCATGCTGGCCGTGCAATGGCTGGGCGCTGGGGCATCGGTGCAGCAGGTCGCTGACGATCTGGGCTACGAGAGCGCAAGCAGCTTCGTGTCGATGTTCCGCAAAAAGCTCGGCTCTCCGCCCGCGCGTTATATGTCGGAGCGGGCTTGA
- a CDS encoding NAD(P)-dependent oxidoreductase, protein MDIGMIGLGAMGRAMARNLVQAGHTVKAWNRSGGSVEGVTMVASPIDAFQSDAVLTMLPEDSVIRATLLDPGVLKHAKPGLVHVVSSTISVAFARELVALHEAAGIDYVSAPVLGRPDVAEKGELNVLAGGAPHALTKVGPLLDAISKRVWDMGAHAPAANAAKIACNMMITMAIEAMAEAVVLTEANGLAREPFFELILNTLFGSRSYQVYSASIVAGQFEPGFKASLGLKDLRIASEAAEQAGRSLPMLAAVYGQMAATVEAGMGDRDWSAMAALTIDPNGQGSKRSMA, encoded by the coding sequence TCTCGTGCAAGCGGGTCACACAGTGAAGGCATGGAACCGTTCAGGCGGTTCGGTTGAAGGCGTGACGATGGTCGCGTCACCCATCGATGCGTTCCAGAGCGACGCCGTGCTCACGATGCTGCCTGAGGACAGTGTGATCCGCGCGACGCTGCTCGATCCCGGCGTGCTGAAGCATGCAAAGCCCGGGCTGGTGCATGTCGTTTCGTCGACGATTTCCGTGGCCTTCGCACGCGAACTCGTTGCGCTGCACGAAGCCGCGGGGATCGACTATGTGTCGGCGCCGGTCCTCGGGCGTCCGGATGTTGCGGAGAAGGGCGAGCTCAACGTGCTGGCCGGCGGCGCGCCGCACGCGCTGACGAAGGTCGGACCGTTGCTCGATGCAATCAGCAAACGTGTCTGGGACATGGGCGCTCACGCGCCGGCCGCGAATGCCGCAAAGATCGCCTGCAACATGATGATCACGATGGCGATCGAGGCGATGGCGGAAGCCGTGGTGCTGACCGAAGCCAATGGGCTTGCTCGCGAACCGTTCTTCGAACTGATCCTGAACACGCTGTTCGGCAGCCGTTCGTATCAGGTCTATTCGGCGAGTATTGTCGCCGGTCAATTTGAGCCTGGCTTCAAGGCGTCGCTTGGATTGAAGGATCTGCGTATCGCGTCCGAAGCAGCCGAACAGGCCGGCCGGTCTTTGCCAATGCTCGCGGCTGTGTATGGGCAGATGGCCGCGACTGTGGAAGCAGGTATGGGGGACAGGGATTGGTCGGCAATGGCGGCATTGACGATTGACCCGAATGGGCAAGGGAGCAAGAGGTCAATGGCGTAG